A portion of the Oncorhynchus clarkii lewisi isolate Uvic-CL-2024 chromosome 27, UVic_Ocla_1.0, whole genome shotgun sequence genome contains these proteins:
- the LOC139385822 gene encoding ARF GTPase-activating protein GIT1-like: protein MSRKVHRTEVCADCSAPDPGWTSINRGVLICDECCSVHRSLGRHISIVKHLRHSGWPPALLQMVQTLASNGANSIWEHSLLDPAQVQSGRRKPNPQDKVHPTKSEFIRAKYQMLSFVHKLPCRDDDGVTTKDLSKQLHSSVRTGSLETCLRLLSLGAQANFFHPEKGTTPLHVAAKAGQVLQAELLVVYGADPGALDINGRTPMDYARQAGQVELAERLVECQYELTDRLAFYLCGRRPDHKNGHYIIPQMADRARPKCPTQSLDLSELAKAAKKKLQALNNRLFEELAMDVYDEVDRRENDAVWLTTQNHSTLVTERSAVPFLPVNPEYSATRNQGRQKLARFNAREFATLIIDILSDAKRRQQGKGLSSPTDSSLDLGADDDQHDYDSVASDEDTDSELTTQNNNSAQRNNRAKSMDSSDLSDGPITLQEYLEVKKALASSEAKVQQLMKVNNNLSEELRRLQKEISRMQTENSALRGGQVGGGGGAGGLGGGGGGSPAHWPGGVRGGGGRGGDHSSLAVSSAVPSHRRDRQAFSMYEPGAATPKPHSHSPGLDSLTGRLQPLHPSVRKGGPGGPTPYGGSHLSGSMEMGRYMGPKGEKHGSGTDSDYDNTQMYELSLSRGRSSEEEGRGDSEEWGGGEGGEPDPTLPCTEDVILKTEQVTKNIQELLRAAQEFKHDSFVPCSEKIHSAVTEMASLFPKRPALDAVHCSLRLLASSASRLQVECRKAAPSDPSAPAVDYQLLTQQVIQCAYDIAKAAKQLVTITTREKKQ from the exons ATGTCAAGAAAGGTCCACAGAACCGAAGTATGTGCCGACTGCAGTGCACCAG ATCCGGGCTGGACCAGCATCAACAGGGGCGTTCTGATCTGTGACGAGTGCTGCTCTGTGCACCGCAGCCTGGGACGCCACATCTCCATCGTCAAGCACCTGCGGCACAGCGGCTGGCCCCCTGCACTGCTGCAG atggTGCAGACACTGGCCAGTAATGGGGCTAACTCGATTTGGGAGCACTCCCTGCTTGACCCAGCGCAGGTGCAGAGCGGCCGCAGGAAACCCAACCCACAGGACAAAGTCCA CCCCACCAAGTCCGAGTTCATCCGCGCCAAGTACCAGATGCTATCCTTCGTCCACAAGCTGCCGTGCCGCGATGACGACGGTGTTACCACCAAGGACCTCAGTAAG caACTGCACTCCAGTGTGAGGACGGGGAGTCTGGAGACATGTCTACGGCTGCTGTCTCTGGGAGCACAGGCCAACTTCTTCCACCCG GAGAAGGGCACCACTCCACTCCACGTGGCAGCCAAGGCAGGCCAGGTTCTGCAGGCAGAGCTGCTGGTCGTGTACGGAGCCGACCCCGGAGCTCTGGACATCAATGGACGCACACCCATGGACTACGCCAG gcaagCGGGCCAGGTGGAGCTGGCAGAGCGGCTGGTTGAGTGTCAGTACGAGCTCACAGACAGGCTGGCCTTCTACCTGTGTGGCCGACGCCCTG ATCACAAGAATGGGCATTATATCATTCCTCAGATGGCTGACAG AGCTCGCCCTAAGTGTCCGACACAGAG CCTGGACCTCTCAGAACTGGCCAAGGCAGCTAAGAAGAAACTGCAAGCG ctgaACAATCGATTGTTTGAGGAGCTTGCCATGGATGTGTATGACGAAGTGGACCGCAGGGAGAACGATGCAG TGTGGCTGACGACTCAGAACCACAGTACTCTGGTGACGGAGCGCAGCGCGGTGCCCTTCCTGCCTGTCAACCCCGAATACTCAGCCACACGCAACCAG GGTAGACAGAAGTTGGCCCGTTTTAACGCTCGTGAGTTCGCAACGCTGATCATCGACATCCTGAGTGACGCCAAGAGGAGACAACAAGGGAAAGGCCTGAGCAGCCCTactg ACTCTAGTCTGGACCTGGGGGCCGACGACGACCAGCATGACTACGACAGCGTAGCGTCGGACGAGGACACGGACAGCGAGCTGACCACTCAGAACAACAACAGCGCACAGCGCAACAACCGGGCCAAG AGCATGGACTCGTCAGACCTGTCGGACGGGCCCATCACTCTGCAGGAGTACCTGGAGGTTAAGAAGGCCCTGGCCTCCTCCGAGGCTAAAGTCCAGCAGCTGATGAAGGTCAACAACAACCTGAGTGAAGAGCTGCGCCGGCTGCAGAAAGAG ATCTCGCGGATGCAGACGGAGAACAGTGCGTTGCGGGGGGGCCAGgtcggaggaggagggggagctgGCGGTTTGGGAGGCGGGGGAGGAGGCAGCCCTGCACATTGGCCAGGGGGGGTGCGAGGcgggggaggtaggggaggggacCACTCCAGCCTAGCTGTGTCCTCAGCTGTGCCTTCCCACCGGAGGGACAGACAGGCTTTCTCTATGTACGAGCCGGGGGCCGCCACCCCCAAaccccactcccactccccaggccTGGACTCCCTGACGGGCCGCCTGCAGCCTCTGCACCCCAGT GTGAGGAAGGGGGGTCCTGGCGGTCCAACACCCTATGGAGGGTCGCACCTCTCTGGCTCCATGGAGATGGGGAGATACATG GGTCCTAAAGGAGAGAAGCACGGCAGTGGCACTGATAGTGACTATGACAACACTCAGATGTATGAGCTGTCGCTAAG TAGGGGGCGCAGCAGTGAAGAGGAGGGCCGGGGGGATTCGGAGGAGTGGGGTGGGGGTGAAGGGGGTGAGCCGGACCCGACCCTGCCCTGCACCGAAGACGTCATCCTCAAGACGGAGCAGGTGACCAAAAACATCCAGGAGCTTCTGAGGGCCGCACAAGAGTTCAAACACGACAG TTTTGTCCCATGCTCTGAGAAGATCCACTCTGCTGTCACTGAAATGGCCTCTCTCTTTCCCAAG cggCCTGCCCTAGACGCTGTGCACTGCTCCCTGCGCCTCCTGGCGTCCAGCGCCTCCCGCCTCCAGGTGGAGTGTCGCAAGGCGGCTCCCTCGGACCCCTCAGCGCCCGCCGTCGACTACCAGCTGCTCACCCAGCAGGTCATCCAGTGCGCCTATGACATCGCCAAGGCCGCCAAGCAGCTGGTCACCATCACCACCCGCGAGAAGAAACAGTGA